The following proteins are co-located in the Polystyrenella longa genome:
- a CDS encoding acetyl-CoA C-acyltransferase: protein MKQAVVIDAVRTPVAKASPDKGNFRDVRAEDLSAHAIKSLVERSGIDPHLVEDVKWGCVQQQGEQGYDVGRIASLIAGLPIEVAGVTVNRNCGSSLTALNDAAMYIAAANDDIQIVGGVEHMHHVPMDKGYSVAPSLLYKYSEAMMNMGVTAEYLSMKYQVGRVEQDEFSARSHQLAAEATKGGHYESEIVPTWGRNDEGHKILIKQDQGIRYDCNIEGLASLKPIFNPAGGSVTAGNSSQLSVGAVAMLMMSEYRATELGYKPMAKVIANAVVGVDPCEMGIGPVPAVNKALERAGLTIDQIGAIELNEAFAVQALSVLKSLGIGVDTVNLRGGAIALGHPLGASGARIATTLLHRMRDENVRYGIATMCIGQGQGIATIFESCMV from the coding sequence ATGAAACAAGCGGTCGTCATAGATGCCGTTAGAACCCCTGTCGCCAAAGCCTCTCCCGATAAAGGAAACTTCAGGGACGTTCGTGCTGAGGATCTCTCGGCCCACGCAATCAAGTCGCTCGTTGAACGCTCAGGAATCGATCCTCATCTCGTCGAAGATGTCAAATGGGGTTGCGTACAGCAACAAGGTGAACAGGGGTACGATGTTGGACGTATCGCGTCTCTTATAGCGGGGTTACCGATCGAAGTGGCTGGCGTCACCGTCAACCGGAATTGTGGATCAAGCCTTACTGCACTCAACGACGCTGCGATGTATATTGCCGCCGCCAACGATGATATTCAGATTGTGGGTGGCGTCGAGCACATGCATCACGTACCGATGGATAAGGGGTACAGCGTAGCCCCTTCTCTCTTGTACAAATACAGTGAAGCGATGATGAACATGGGCGTCACGGCAGAATACCTCTCGATGAAATATCAGGTCGGCCGTGTGGAACAGGATGAGTTCTCTGCCCGTAGTCATCAACTCGCCGCCGAAGCGACTAAGGGCGGACACTACGAGTCCGAAATCGTACCCACTTGGGGCCGAAATGATGAGGGGCACAAGATCTTGATCAAGCAGGACCAGGGGATCCGATACGACTGCAATATTGAAGGACTTGCTTCGTTGAAACCGATTTTCAACCCCGCGGGAGGATCTGTTACTGCTGGGAATTCCTCCCAGCTAAGTGTGGGGGCGGTCGCCATGTTAATGATGTCCGAATACAGGGCCACGGAACTGGGCTACAAGCCGATGGCCAAAGTCATTGCCAATGCCGTCGTCGGAGTCGACCCGTGTGAAATGGGGATTGGTCCGGTTCCTGCTGTCAATAAAGCGCTAGAGCGAGCCGGTCTGACGATTGACCAGATCGGCGCCATCGAGCTGAATGAGGCATTCGCGGTACAGGCACTGTCGGTTCTCAAGAGTCTCGGAATCGGCGTCGACACCGTCAATCTTCGTGGAGGCGCGATTGCGCTCGGGCATCCACTCGGAGCCAGCGGTGCCCGCATTGCCACGACCCTGCTACACCGCATGCGTGATGAAAATGTCAGATATGGCATCGCCACTATGTGTATAGGTCAGGGACAGGGAATTGCCACTATTTTTGAATCTTGCATGGTTTAA
- a CDS encoding AMP-dependent synthetase/ligase codes for MTTYSNLVSMNRATCAEAGPRTAIRFRRFGRYTDLTWNEVRSQADQAASGLIQLGIQPGDRVAIFSENRQEWILTDLAILSTGAADVAMHAPLAPEQAAYQLEHSGSRGVFVSNQQQADKIFDVIDQLPDLEFLISYESVSSSVDESRLKVLSWDGLKHRGWSQLKELRIEIDFREQSITGETLATVIYTSGTTGPPKGVMLSHGNLITNANAVLSISEIHPQYVILSWLPYSHIYARTVDLYISQLVQGVIALAESVETLVDNLREIQPHWMTSVPRFYEKLWSSIERLPEEKRAPALKGIFGRRLHHLASGGAPLPKQICETFNNLGVPLLEGYGLTETSPVIAFNRFGQVRPGTVGQAVPRVEIRIAEDGEILSRGPHIMQGYWQNHEATSKVIVDDWFHTGDIGELDDEGFLKITDRKKDIIVTSSGKNIAPTEIERLLKMAPLIDQAVVYGDNRNFITAILVPAFDLLESTLRDQGVRLQSKAEFIDQKEILELYTKVVEQQMIQVSNPERVRRFLVLSRPFSLSEDELTATQKVRRRHVIDKYQEELNALYTNVAHLEDSD; via the coding sequence ATGACTACCTATTCCAATCTGGTGTCGATGAATCGCGCGACATGCGCAGAAGCTGGACCACGAACGGCGATCCGTTTCAGGCGTTTCGGTCGGTACACCGACCTCACATGGAACGAGGTCCGCTCGCAGGCGGACCAGGCTGCCTCCGGCCTCATCCAGTTGGGGATCCAGCCGGGAGACCGCGTTGCGATCTTTTCCGAGAACAGGCAAGAATGGATTCTCACTGATCTGGCGATTCTTTCCACGGGAGCTGCTGACGTTGCAATGCATGCACCGCTGGCCCCGGAGCAGGCGGCTTACCAACTGGAGCACAGCGGGTCACGCGGCGTATTCGTTTCGAATCAACAGCAGGCAGATAAAATCTTCGACGTGATCGATCAGTTGCCCGACTTGGAATTCCTGATTTCCTATGAGTCCGTCTCATCCTCCGTCGATGAATCCCGTCTTAAAGTGCTTTCCTGGGATGGCTTGAAGCATCGCGGTTGGTCACAATTGAAAGAACTTCGAATCGAAATCGATTTTCGGGAACAATCAATCACCGGGGAGACTCTTGCAACTGTCATTTACACGAGCGGGACAACGGGCCCCCCCAAAGGGGTGATGCTCAGCCATGGTAACTTAATTACCAATGCCAACGCGGTACTATCAATTTCGGAGATTCACCCCCAATACGTAATATTGAGCTGGTTACCTTATAGCCACATCTATGCACGGACGGTCGACCTCTATATCAGTCAGTTGGTGCAGGGAGTCATCGCCCTAGCTGAGTCCGTGGAAACACTCGTCGACAATTTGAGGGAAATTCAACCTCACTGGATGACCTCCGTTCCCCGATTTTACGAGAAGTTGTGGAGTAGTATTGAGCGTCTTCCCGAAGAAAAACGCGCTCCCGCCTTGAAAGGTATATTTGGTCGCCGATTACATCACTTGGCATCAGGAGGAGCGCCACTGCCGAAACAGATCTGTGAGACGTTTAACAATCTGGGAGTTCCCCTGTTGGAAGGATATGGACTTACCGAAACCTCGCCGGTGATCGCCTTCAATCGATTTGGCCAAGTCAGACCAGGTACTGTCGGGCAAGCAGTTCCGAGGGTTGAGATTAGGATCGCCGAAGATGGAGAGATCCTCAGTCGCGGACCACATATCATGCAAGGGTACTGGCAGAATCACGAAGCCACCTCGAAAGTGATTGTAGATGATTGGTTTCATACTGGAGATATCGGAGAGCTCGACGACGAAGGTTTTCTTAAGATCACTGACCGTAAAAAGGATATCATCGTCACGTCCAGTGGTAAGAATATCGCCCCGACGGAAATCGAACGTCTGCTCAAAATGGCTCCACTCATTGATCAAGCAGTTGTCTATGGCGACAACCGGAATTTCATTACAGCGATTCTAGTACCCGCATTTGATCTGCTCGAATCAACGCTGAGAGATCAAGGAGTGCGTTTACAGAGCAAAGCTGAATTCATCGATCAGAAGGAAATTCTTGAACTGTATACGAAGGTCGTCGAACAACAGATGATCCAGGTGAGCAATCCTGAACGGGTCAGGCGGTTCCTGGTTCTCTCCCGGCCCTTCTCCTTATCAGAAGACGAGCTAACAGCAACCCAGAAAGTCCGCCGCCGCCACGTCATTGATAAATACCAAGAGGAGCTGAATGCCCTATATACCAATGTCGCTCATCTGGAAGATAGCGACTGA
- a CDS encoding integrase core domain-containing protein has translation MQPWQLLFFALASWVNREQQLAIEYLKTENTILRDKLGNKRVLLNDNERRRRAVKGKQLGRKLLSELGAIFTPDTILRWHRELIARKWDYSSKKKRVGRPRIRQEIVKHILRFAKENPTWGADRIQGALSNVGFHITDMTVRNVLKAHGIEPVPDLPASMSWQTFWRAHWEAIFAVDFTTVEVWTKTGLTTFYVMVVMELMSRKVEVAGITTNPKKQWITQIARNLTGDNGFLENASHLILDRDTCFQPLRSFLKNQTEIEPVLLPPKSPNMNAYLERFMRSLKSECLNKMVFFGQHSLERALREYVAHYHSERNHQGLDNQLIDPGEEVGSIAGKVECRERLGGLLKYYYRDAA, from the coding sequence ATGCAGCCTTGGCAACTGCTTTTCTTTGCTCTGGCAAGTTGGGTGAATCGCGAACAACAACTGGCGATTGAATACCTCAAAACTGAAAATACTATCCTCCGCGATAAGCTCGGCAATAAACGGGTCCTGCTGAACGATAACGAGCGTCGCCGCCGGGCGGTCAAAGGAAAGCAGCTTGGTCGGAAGTTGCTAAGTGAACTCGGCGCGATCTTCACTCCTGATACCATCCTTCGTTGGCACCGAGAGTTGATTGCCCGGAAATGGGACTACTCGTCGAAGAAGAAACGTGTTGGTCGACCTCGTATTCGACAGGAGATCGTCAAACACATTTTAAGGTTTGCGAAGGAGAACCCCACGTGGGGAGCCGATCGAATTCAAGGTGCGTTGTCCAATGTTGGTTTTCACATAACCGACATGACTGTCAGGAATGTGCTCAAAGCTCATGGCATTGAACCGGTCCCCGACCTCCCTGCCTCGATGTCTTGGCAAACATTCTGGAGAGCTCACTGGGAAGCGATCTTCGCTGTCGACTTCACGACGGTAGAAGTCTGGACGAAGACCGGTCTAACGACGTTCTACGTCATGGTGGTGATGGAGCTGATGTCCCGTAAAGTCGAGGTCGCAGGCATCACTACCAACCCGAAGAAACAATGGATAACTCAGATCGCAAGGAACCTCACCGGCGACAATGGTTTCCTGGAAAACGCCTCCCATCTGATCCTTGATCGCGATACTTGTTTCCAGCCCCTGCGATCTTTTCTGAAGAACCAGACTGAAATCGAACCGGTGCTACTTCCGCCGAAAAGTCCCAACATGAATGCGTATCTCGAACGATTCATGAGAAGTCTGAAATCGGAATGCCTGAACAAGATGGTCTTCTTCGGCCAGCATTCTCTCGAAAGAGCATTGCGGGAATACGTTGCTCACTACCATTCTGAACGAAACCATCAGGGACTGGACAACCAGTTGATTGATCCTGGTGAAGAAGTCGGAAGCATCGCAGGTAAGGTTGAATGCCGCGAACGTCTCGGTGGCCTGCTCAAGTATTACTACCGCGACGCAGCTTGA
- a CDS encoding RHS repeat-associated core domain-containing protein, protein MDTFNWTYDDLGRLVTEVFDSHDNVLDFEANYTYDLVGNRLEKTVDQDLDLDIDETYTYTYNTSDQLLTETKVVGNVDDGTNFETDDTTTTYSYTNTLQTAKQVIETYSTDVISNTTYGFNLQGRMDEVVTDTYDSNGDVVRRETATYEYDDKGIRVEATQKVEVDHDTDPLTALQVESDETTTYLSDPMNHTGYSQVIEEVTVDNLNSMSETERVIYTLGLDVLQQVKYDSANPTGLNSIMLHDGHGSTRMLTDMLGAVTIVNSIPQIFTYDAYGESLGFNKADAATSFLYSGELFDSRIGQQYLRARYYDFATGTFNRLDPFFGNLKDPQSLHKYLYTHGDPVNGIDPSGLFVDFGTSAFGYAVEAEIEAVYALTFPHRMPDTEFGKWAKLSFTDTDRIPGSAWFAKPDIIDHNRYKYMEIKPWSPTGTIAAKAQMKVRAAQFSRFGYTPDPTWPPEPTPFYTFLTLEVPVMVFNIEGVIFYSDYLQIAAEFVVGVTLAEVASYQLYTIAVSSAPNIRVVAQTGLAIARGWSRAAVTSLNAGIQSSTSRATMTSTLAGGAI, encoded by the coding sequence GTGGATACGTTCAATTGGACCTATGACGATTTAGGCCGGTTGGTCACCGAAGTCTTCGACAGCCATGACAATGTTTTAGACTTCGAAGCGAATTACACGTATGACCTCGTCGGTAACCGACTGGAGAAAACGGTCGATCAGGATCTCGACTTGGACATCGATGAGACGTACACGTATACCTACAACACGTCCGATCAATTGCTGACCGAAACGAAGGTCGTGGGCAATGTTGACGATGGTACCAACTTCGAAACGGACGATACAACAACTACATACAGCTACACCAACACGCTGCAAACCGCCAAACAGGTTATCGAGACGTATTCGACGGATGTCATCTCGAACACGACCTATGGCTTTAACTTGCAAGGTCGCATGGATGAGGTCGTCACGGATACATACGATTCTAATGGTGATGTCGTCCGCCGTGAAACGGCCACGTACGAGTATGACGACAAAGGTATCCGCGTCGAAGCCACGCAGAAGGTGGAAGTCGACCACGACACTGACCCACTTACAGCGCTGCAAGTCGAATCCGACGAGACCACGACGTATCTGAGTGATCCGATGAATCATACGGGGTATTCGCAAGTCATCGAAGAAGTGACGGTTGACAACCTGAACAGCATGTCTGAAACGGAACGGGTGATTTACACGCTCGGTCTCGATGTTCTGCAGCAAGTGAAGTACGACAGTGCGAACCCGACCGGTCTGAACAGCATCATGCTCCACGACGGTCACGGTTCGACAAGAATGCTGACAGACATGCTCGGTGCGGTGACGATCGTGAACAGCATCCCGCAGATCTTCACGTATGATGCGTATGGAGAATCACTCGGTTTTAACAAAGCAGATGCCGCCACCAGCTTCCTGTATTCCGGGGAACTGTTTGATTCACGGATTGGCCAGCAATATTTACGAGCAAGGTACTACGATTTTGCCACGGGAACGTTTAACCGACTGGACCCGTTCTTCGGCAACCTGAAAGACCCGCAGAGCCTGCACAAGTATTTGTATACACACGGCGATCCGGTGAATGGGATTGATCCGAGTGGGTTATTTGTTGATTTTGGCACATCCGCGTTTGGATACGCCGTAGAAGCAGAAATTGAGGCCGTTTATGCATTAACATTTCCACATAGAATGCCTGACACAGAGTTTGGTAAGTGGGCCAAGCTCTCTTTTACCGATACTGACAGGATTCCTGGAAGTGCCTGGTTCGCGAAACCAGATATTATTGACCATAATCGATATAAATATATGGAAATCAAACCCTGGTCGCCTACTGGCACCATTGCCGCCAAGGCGCAAATGAAAGTGCGTGCTGCACAATTCTCGAGGTTCGGATATACACCCGATCCAACGTGGCCTCCTGAACCCACGCCATTTTATACATTCTTAACCTTGGAGGTTCCCGTAATGGTGTTCAACATAGAAGGCGTTATTTTTTATTCAGACTATCTGCAAATAGCGGCGGAATTTGTGGTCGGCGTGACCCTCGCCGAAGTCGCTTCGTATCAACTTTATACAATCGCCGTATCATCAGCACCAAACATCCGAGTGGTTGCTCAGACGGGATTGGCAATCGCACGCGGATGGTCACGAGCTGCAGTTACATCGCTCAATGCCGGTATACAGTCCTCTACTTCACGAGCGACAATGACCAGTACATTGGCGGGAGGAGCAATCTAG
- a CDS encoding RHS repeat-associated core domain-containing protein, producing the protein MLKNNGFRKSVAVGSTYNDPMNHTGYSQVIEEVTVDNLNSMSETERVIYTLGLDVLQQVKYDSANPTGLNSIMLHDGHGSVRMLTDMLAAVTIYNSIPQIFAYDAYGIAIGFSEANAITSLLYSGEQYDTRIQQQYLRARYYNALTGGFNRVDPFFGNLDDPQSLHKYLYTHGDPVNGIDPTGMFSVTGMLATTGIMTAVIALPGPGDWIQESYKAVLEGYAVNLQWDIEWAADFSLPDSWGSRNDNTWVKAALLWGVYGAYGISIPFTNIEINPLDIFLDFDDPNELTYEEFYGDDPVEDAPGPMMMGTSAAMSGAIGRGSVVNLSRGMKAKFSRIQSVKVDGVEFRVSRFKHWKIRDDIAIFSRSTKPKALQDRIKVTDYARPPAGRSWESLSKDDKLDMRRHDFIEVSEELERKGISHSRDNGTVKIDGVKYTIHHHNKKGQFELIKSEVHRAVKNHVGMALWHRSWD; encoded by the coding sequence TTGCTGAAGAACAATGGTTTTCGAAAGTCTGTAGCAGTTGGAAGCACATATAACGATCCGATGAACCACACCGGTTACTCGCAGGTCATTGAAGAAGTGACAGTTGACAACCTGAACAGCATGTCTGAAACGGAACGGGTGATCTACACACTCGGTCTCGATGTCCTGCAACAGGTCAAATACGATAGCGCGAACCCGACCGGCCTGAACAGCATCATGTTGCACGACGGTCATGGTTCCGTCCGCATGCTTACCGACATGCTCGCAGCGGTCACAATTTACAATAGCATTCCGCAGATCTTCGCCTACGATGCCTACGGCATAGCCATCGGCTTCAGTGAAGCCAATGCAATTACCAGCCTGCTCTACAGTGGCGAACAGTATGATACTCGCATCCAGCAACAATACCTGCGAGCCCGTTATTATAATGCACTGACAGGTGGCTTTAATCGAGTGGATCCGTTTTTCGGAAACCTAGACGACCCGCAGAGTCTTCATAAGTACCTGTACACACACGGTGATCCGGTGAACGGAATAGACCCGACCGGGATGTTTTCCGTAACAGGGATGCTTGCCACTACGGGTATCATGACCGCAGTTATTGCATTGCCTGGTCCGGGAGATTGGATACAGGAGAGCTACAAAGCAGTACTAGAAGGTTATGCCGTTAACTTACAGTGGGACATTGAATGGGCTGCTGATTTCAGTTTACCTGACAGTTGGGGAAGCAGGAACGATAACACTTGGGTAAAAGCCGCTCTTCTATGGGGTGTTTATGGAGCATATGGAATCAGCATCCCCTTCACTAACATTGAGATAAACCCATTAGACATCTTTTTGGACTTTGATGACCCGAACGAACTAACCTACGAAGAGTTCTATGGCGATGATCCGGTGGAAGATGCCCCCGGCCCCATGATGATGGGTACATCGGCAGCTATGAGTGGAGCGATAGGCAGAGGTAGTGTTGTTAACCTCTCAAGAGGAATGAAGGCCAAATTTAGTAGAATCCAATCTGTCAAGGTGGATGGAGTAGAGTTTCGAGTGTCACGGTTTAAACATTGGAAAATCCGTGACGATATCGCGATCTTTTCTCGAAGTACAAAACCAAAAGCGTTACAAGATCGAATCAAAGTAACGGACTACGCCCGTCCTCCAGCAGGAAGAAGTTGGGAAAGCCTCAGCAAAGATGACAAATTAGACATGCGACGTCATGATTTTATAGAAGTTAGTGAAGAGCTGGAGAGGAAAGGCATATCACACAGTCGTGATAATGGTACAGTTAAAATTGATGGAGTGAAGTATACTATTCACCACCATAATAAAAAAGGACAATTTGAACTCATTAAATCTGAGGTTCACCGAGCAGTCAAAAACCATGTTGGCATGGCACTTTGGCATCGAAGTTGGGATTAA
- a CDS encoding exonuclease/endonuclease/phosphatase family protein: MRYLCLICLLIWPTVASAEEYRGIFWNLESGDSDPQQLARQMTEKGKIDFWGFSEVENQRTLDILERALEKASPGIDYITKITEEGNEDRLALIYNSQRFTAVPYSGQAKVDDIGGQFFEVDEININGRIRPALGVELKSSTGAHFVLLVQHWKCCGGEGLPLREKQAIQLNAFAQRSPQLPLISGGDYNILFNRGGMRQTAFRELQDHWQYLSPRTRIGKSQHEFGSHSRGAILDGVFITHRPQDWTLRTTIMERKGLEEVNRGGEFQDNSRDSDHRPLLVVIECH, encoded by the coding sequence ATGCGATACCTTTGCCTGATCTGTCTCCTTATCTGGCCCACCGTAGCCAGCGCAGAAGAATACCGAGGGATCTTCTGGAACCTCGAATCGGGAGATTCTGACCCGCAACAACTCGCCCGCCAGATGACAGAGAAAGGAAAGATCGACTTCTGGGGCTTCTCGGAAGTTGAAAACCAGCGCACTCTCGATATCCTTGAGCGAGCCCTTGAAAAAGCCTCTCCTGGTATCGACTACATCACGAAAATCACCGAGGAGGGAAACGAGGATCGACTGGCCTTGATCTACAACTCCCAGCGATTCACGGCCGTTCCGTACTCAGGCCAGGCGAAGGTCGACGACATCGGCGGTCAATTCTTTGAAGTCGACGAGATCAACATCAATGGACGCATCCGCCCTGCACTGGGTGTGGAGTTAAAAAGCTCGACCGGCGCACACTTCGTCCTCCTTGTCCAGCACTGGAAATGTTGCGGCGGTGAAGGTCTCCCGCTAAGGGAGAAACAAGCGATCCAACTCAACGCCTTCGCCCAGCGCAGTCCTCAGCTCCCCCTGATTTCCGGAGGCGACTACAACATCCTGTTCAATCGGGGGGGTATGCGACAGACCGCTTTCCGGGAACTCCAGGACCACTGGCAATACCTCTCCCCCAGAACCAGAATCGGCAAGTCACAGCACGAATTCGGTTCCCATTCCCGCGGGGCCATACTCGACGGTGTGTTCATCACGCACCGCCCCCAGGACTGGACCCTCCGAACCACCATCATGGAAAGAAAAGGCTTGGAGGAAGTCAACCGAGGCGGCGAATTCCAAGACAACAGTCGGGACTCAGATCACCGCCCGCTATTAGTAGTGATAGAATGCCATTAG
- a CDS encoding SOUL family heme-binding protein yields the protein MRKQMIYFWMTVGLFIVVGLAWNVTARAGYESAQYEVVEKDGNIEIRKYPDLMLVSTESNSEAKSRDGSFMRLFDYISGANESDQKIEMTTPVFMEKGGAESNERMGFVIPQDVAKAGVPKPRKSAVSIRKREGGRFAVIRFSGRMDSDVAKSQEATLRKWVELRGLELEESAETAGYDPPFTLGPLRRNEVLIRLKTEVTPELSSSTAKKE from the coding sequence ATGAGAAAGCAAATGATCTACTTTTGGATGACAGTTGGTCTATTCATCGTTGTAGGACTGGCTTGGAACGTCACTGCACGTGCAGGCTACGAATCGGCTCAATATGAGGTCGTCGAAAAGGATGGCAACATCGAAATTCGCAAGTATCCCGATCTGATGCTGGTATCAACTGAGTCGAATTCCGAAGCGAAAAGTAGGGATGGCAGCTTCATGCGGTTGTTCGATTACATCAGTGGAGCTAACGAATCGGATCAGAAAATTGAGATGACGACGCCTGTTTTCATGGAAAAAGGCGGTGCAGAATCGAATGAGAGAATGGGCTTTGTAATCCCTCAAGACGTGGCCAAAGCGGGCGTTCCAAAACCAAGAAAATCGGCAGTGTCAATTCGAAAGAGAGAAGGAGGGCGATTTGCTGTCATTCGCTTCTCTGGGAGAATGGACTCCGATGTCGCAAAGAGTCAGGAAGCGACATTACGGAAGTGGGTGGAGTTGCGAGGACTCGAATTAGAAGAGTCCGCTGAGACTGCAGGATATGATCCTCCCTTCACACTTGGCCCTCTTCGACGAAACGAGGTGCTCATTCGGCTAAAGACCGAAGTTACCCCTGAATTATCATCCAGCACCGCGAAGAAGGAATGA
- a CDS encoding alpha/beta hydrolase family protein, whose product MKVALSTLLLVFCAVSVHAEPPFPGKQSQFQGFDRYDFVHDGTQCIVVVPKNVSPGKPWIWRARFFGHEPQTDKALLEKGFHVVYAEVGGLFGSPKAVAIWDEFYRFLTEEHRFANKVALEGMSRGGLIIYNWAAKNPDKVSCIYADAPVCDFKSWPGGKGKGKGSPSDWQKCLQCYGLSEEQALDWLQNPIDNLEPLAKAKIPLLHVVGTADVVVPVEENTAIIEQRYKDLGGEITVISKPGIGHHPHSLKNPAPIVEFVVKHSRSE is encoded by the coding sequence ATGAAAGTCGCATTAAGCACGTTGTTGTTGGTCTTTTGCGCAGTTTCAGTACATGCGGAACCGCCGTTTCCCGGTAAACAAAGTCAGTTTCAGGGGTTTGACCGCTACGATTTTGTGCACGACGGCACTCAGTGCATCGTGGTCGTGCCCAAAAATGTGTCGCCGGGCAAGCCATGGATCTGGCGTGCTCGTTTTTTCGGCCACGAACCTCAGACCGACAAAGCCTTATTGGAGAAAGGCTTCCACGTCGTTTACGCCGAGGTCGGTGGCCTGTTCGGTTCGCCCAAAGCCGTGGCGATCTGGGACGAGTTCTACCGATTCCTGACGGAAGAACATAGATTTGCAAACAAGGTTGCTCTGGAAGGCATGAGCCGCGGCGGTTTGATCATTTATAACTGGGCCGCCAAAAACCCCGACAAGGTCTCATGTATCTACGCGGACGCTCCGGTGTGTGACTTCAAAAGCTGGCCAGGCGGCAAAGGAAAAGGGAAGGGCAGTCCCAGTGACTGGCAGAAATGTCTGCAGTGCTACGGCTTGTCGGAGGAACAGGCTCTCGACTGGCTGCAGAATCCCATTGACAATCTTGAGCCTCTGGCCAAAGCCAAAATCCCGCTACTCCACGTGGTTGGCACCGCTGACGTTGTGGTACCGGTGGAAGAGAATACGGCCATCATTGAACAACGCTACAAGGACCTGGGTGGCGAGATCACAGTTATCTCCAAGCCTGGCATCGGCCATCACCCACACAGTCTAAAAAATCCGGCGCCGATTGTGGAATTCGTGGTCAAGCACAGCCGCTCTGAATGA
- a CDS encoding alpha/beta hydrolase family protein yields MNQEAEEITLEMIDHLESRLSIDPRRFYAMGVSMGGGSALVFTGRHPVKVKAVCDVFGITDYAKFHYQGSYNDSLKAAFGGSPLQQPKYYSERSAINYINVLKNKPVLILHGDQDAVVPQSNSDDMVNKLTVAGGKVKYFVVPGMAHDNAIIKNLEHKVLNYLMGTESQ; encoded by the coding sequence TTGAATCAGGAGGCAGAGGAGATCACGCTGGAGATGATCGATCATCTGGAGAGTCGGCTTTCAATTGACCCACGGCGATTTTACGCGATGGGAGTTTCCATGGGCGGCGGGTCCGCATTGGTCTTTACCGGTCGGCACCCGGTAAAAGTGAAAGCGGTCTGTGATGTCTTTGGTATTACTGATTATGCAAAATTCCACTACCAAGGATCTTACAATGATTCCCTGAAAGCTGCTTTCGGGGGTTCTCCGTTGCAGCAACCTAAGTATTATTCTGAACGTTCAGCGATCAATTACATTAATGTCTTAAAAAACAAACCAGTCTTAATTCTGCATGGCGATCAGGATGCTGTTGTCCCTCAATCGAACTCCGATGATATGGTGAATAAACTCACCGTCGCTGGTGGAAAAGTGAAATATTTTGTCGTTCCAGGAATGGCTCACGATAATGCGATCATTAAGAATCTGGAACATAAGGTCCTTAATTATCTGATGGGAACTGAAAGTCAGTGA